One window from the genome of Engraulis encrasicolus isolate BLACKSEA-1 chromosome 16, IST_EnEncr_1.0, whole genome shotgun sequence encodes:
- the LOC134466426 gene encoding WW domain binding protein VOPP1-like, with protein MLFRRRIHTSDVPDETPFNVSFTRHSISATGLQDLDLQGYSGPQAGMVFTPPYPGPHALHMPMPMPYTPPPAYSSQPPPPYEQAVMNSQKK; from the exons ATGCTCTTCCGCAGGCGCATACACACGTCTGACGTCCCTGATGAAACACCATTCAACGTGTCCTTCACCAGACATTCCATCTCTGCAACAG gTTTGCAGGACCTTGATCTTCAAGGCTACAGTGGACCACAGGCTGGCATGGTGTTCACTCCCCCTTACCCAGGGCCACACGCCCTccacatgcccatgcccatgccctaCACCCCGCCCCCCGCCTACAGCAGCCAGCCCCCCCCACCCTACGAGCAGGCCGTGATGAACTCACAGAAGAAATAG